In one Maniola hyperantus chromosome 6, iAphHyp1.2, whole genome shotgun sequence genomic region, the following are encoded:
- the LOC117982985 gene encoding achaete-scute complex protein T3-like, translated as MLQSKNYAMAYMTPYKNESPKFVPIAPNTEKKMDCTVTRKYTYKNNYTGAQAASIARRNARERNRVKQVNDGFTALRKRLPAAIVSALSGGARRGSGKKLSKVDTLRMVVEYIRYMERLIDESDAAVGVTKETNAPMKTSLCELDEGIFGGRSSPYSDSVPSPADSECSSGVSSSYSTANDCYTSNYYSETNPVNDSELLDAITWWQQK; from the coding sequence ATGCTTCAGAGTAAGAACTACGCCATGGCCTATATGACGCCTTATAAGAACGAGTCGCCGAAATTCGTCCCTATTGCACCgaacactgaaaaaaaaatggattGTACAGTGACACGAAAGTAtacgtataaaaataattacacaGGAGCACAAGCAGCATCTATTGCGAGGAGGAACGCTCGTGAAAGGAATCGGGTGAAACAAGTGAACGATGGTTTTACCGCGTTAAGGAAAAGGTTGCCTGCAGCGATCGTCAGCGCTTTATCCGGAGGTGCGCGCCGAGGATCAGGGAAGAAGCTAAGCAAAGTGGACACTTTGCGAATGGTCGTCGAATATATAAGGTACATGGAGCGATTAATAGACGAAAGTGATGCAGCAGTGGGCGTTACTAAAGAAACTAACGCTCCTATGAAAACTTCGTTATGTGAACTCGATGAAGGAATTTTTGGCGGAAGAAGTTCACCTTACTCCGACTCAGTGCCTTCACCTGCCGATTCTGAATGCTCCTCTGGTGTTTCTTCAAGTTATTCTACAGCCAATGATTGTTATACCAGTAATTACTATAGTGAAACCAATCCTGTGAATGATAGTGAATTATTAGATGCGATTACGTGGTGGCAACAAAAGTAG